The sequence below is a genomic window from Mycobacteroides abscessus ATCC 19977.
CCCGGCCCGGTACTTCGAAAAACTCCCAGAGCGCCCGCCAAAACTGCGGCACGGACTCGACCGACCAGCGCCACATGTCCTCGTAGTCGTTGCACGGCACTGCATACCGCCGTGAGACGTGGTCGACGAATCGATCGTAGGCGCTACTGCTCATCGGTCCGACCCGGCTCTGGCAATCCGAAAATTTGGATGGTCTGCTGCCGCATCTCGATCTTGCGAACCTTTCCAGTAACGGTCATCGGGAAGCTCTCGACGACATGCACATAACGCGGAATCTTGTAATGTGCGAGCCGCCCCGAGGCGAACGCACGGATCGCAACGGCGTCGATGACCACACGGTCTGGCCTCATTCGAACCCAGGCGCACAGCTCTTCGCCATACTTCTCATCGGGTACCCCCACAACGTGGACATCCTCGATGTCCGGATGGGTCAGCAGGAACTCCTCGATTTCACGCGGGTAGATGTTCTCGCCGCCGCGTATCACCATATCCTTGAGCCGCCCAATGATGGTGCAGTAGCCGTCATCTCGCATCACCGCCAGGTCGCCGGTATGCATCCAGCCATCGGTGTCGAGCACCTCTCGGGTGTGCGCCTCGTCGTTCCAGTAACCAAGCATCACCGAATAGCCACGCGTGCACAACTCACCGGATTGCCCGCGCTGCACCGTCTCTCCGCTGTTGGGGTCGACGATCTTGATCTCGATATGCGGATGCGCGCGCCCGACTGTCGCGGTGCGCCGATCCAGGTCATCGTCGAAGAGTGTCTGACAGGAGACCGGCGAGGTTTCTGTCATGCCGTATGCGATGGCGACCCCGGCCATATGCATTTCATCGATGCACCGCTTCATCACCTCGACGGGACACACTGAGCCGGCCATGATCCCGGTCCGTAACGTCGAGAGGTCGCGGTGGGCGAAGCCGGGGTCAGCGAGCATGGCGATGAACATGGTCGGCACCCCGTACACCCCCACACAGCGCTCACGTTCAATGGCCTCGAGAGTGCGACCGGGATCGAATCCCGGTGCCGGCATCACGATGGTGGCACCGTGCGTCGTGCACCCAAGATTGCCCATGACCATCCCGAAGCAGTGATAGAAGGGCACGGGGATGCACAGCCGGTCACCTGCTTGGAGCTGGATCGACTCCGCCACAAAGAAGCCATTGTTGAGCACGTTGCGGTGCGATAGCGTCGCACCCTTCGGGTAACCCGTTGTGCCCGAGGTGTATTGGATATTGATCGGATCGGTGTTGGATAACTGCGACATCCTGGCACGCAACGCGGTCTCGGTAACGCGCTCGGCACCTGCCACCAGTTCCGTCCAATCAGAGGTGCCGATGAACACGACATCACGCAAGCCGGGTGCATCCGGCATCACCTGGCTCGCCATGGCCACGTAATCGGACGACTTGAAAGCCTTGGCGCAGATCAGCGTTCGAACGCCCGATTGGTTGAGCGCGTAGGCCAGCTCGTGAGTGCGGTAGGCGGGATTGATATTGACCAGAATCGCACCGATCTTCGCGGTGGCATACTGCACCAGCACCCACTCGGCGCAGTTCGGAGCCCAGATACCGACCCGGTCACCGGCCGCGACGCCCAGCGACATGAGCCCACGTGCAACGCGATTGATCTCCGCATCAAGCTCACGATAGGTCCATCTGCGGTCGCCCGATACATCGACGAGGGCACCGACATCG
It includes:
- a CDS encoding AMP-binding protein, which encodes MKAYDAGATLSPIIEETIGENFERIARAHPDVGALVDVSGDRRWTYRELDAEINRVARGLMSLGVAAGDRVGIWAPNCAEWVLVQYATAKIGAILVNINPAYRTHELAYALNQSGVRTLICAKAFKSSDYVAMASQVMPDAPGLRDVVFIGTSDWTELVAGAERVTETALRARMSQLSNTDPINIQYTSGTTGYPKGATLSHRNVLNNGFFVAESIQLQAGDRLCIPVPFYHCFGMVMGNLGCTTHGATIVMPAPGFDPGRTLEAIERERCVGVYGVPTMFIAMLADPGFAHRDLSTLRTGIMAGSVCPVEVMKRCIDEMHMAGVAIAYGMTETSPVSCQTLFDDDLDRRTATVGRAHPHIEIKIVDPNSGETVQRGQSGELCTRGYSVMLGYWNDEAHTREVLDTDGWMHTGDLAVMRDDGYCTIIGRLKDMVIRGGENIYPREIEEFLLTHPDIEDVHVVGVPDEKYGEELCAWVRMRPDRVVIDAVAIRAFASGRLAHYKIPRYVHVVESFPMTVTGKVRKIEMRQQTIQIFGLPEPGRTDEQ